CACGTACTCCAGCCCGTACTTCGCGTACAGGTCGGCCGGCTGGCTGACGGTGGCGTCGATCAGCCCCTTGCCGATGTTCGTCAGCTCCTCCGGGATGCCGTCGTTGGAGACGACGAAGACGTGCTTCGGGTCGGTCGGCGGCACCTGGAGGCCCCGCTGCTTGAGGATCTGGAGCGTGCCCGACAGCGCGAACGACGACTGCATGTAGACGCCCCTGACGTCCGGGTCGGAGGCGAACCGGGTCTGCAACTTCGTCGCGGCCACGTCGGCCTTCCAGTCGGTGGCCTCGCCGAACACGGTGATGCCCGGGAAGTCCTTGCGCATGCACTCGCCGAACGCCTCGGTGCGGTCCCGACCGTTGATCGAGTCGAGGCCGCCCTGGAGCATCACGACCTTGCCCTTGCCACCGAGCTTGGTGCCGAGGAACTGGCAGGCCCGGGTGCCGTAGGCGCGGTTGTCGGCGCGGACGACCATGAAGACCTTGCCGGTGTCCGGCCGGGTGTCGATGGTGACCACCGGGATCTTCTTGCTCTCCAGCTGGCTCAGCGTCGGCGCGATGGCGGCGGTGTCCTGCGGCGCCATCACCACGCCCCGGACGCCCTGGCTCATGAACGTCTGGGCGTTGGAGATGAGGTTCGCGATGTCGTTCTGCGAGTTGGTGGTCTTCAGCTCAACCCTCAGCTCGGCACCGAACTGCGGCACATATCTGATGTACGAGTTCCAGAAGTCGGTGTCGGAGCGCGGGTAGTCGACGCCGACGAGGGGACGGGAGCCGTCCGATCCGTCGCCGGTCGTGCGGTCACCGCAGCCGGCCGCGGACACGACCGACGCGGCGAGCATCAGTGTCAGGCCCGCGCTCAGGAGAGCCCTACGGGTCATGGTGCTGCCTCCATCCTCCGGGGGAGTCGTCACGCGGTTCAGACGGCGGTGATCGTCCACTGCAGGTTGGCGCTGCCGTCCCAGGTCCACTGCTTGACCGGGGACCCGGAGGCGACCTGGCCGCCACCGTCGAGCACCAGGCCGGTCGCCCGGTTGGCGATCCGGTACCGCCCGTTGCCCTGGTCGGTGAGCTGCCACTGTTGGGTGTTGCCGCCGTTCCACGGCGCCTGTGCGGCGGCGACGCCGTTGCCGGTGCGGCCGAAGCCGTCGACGACCATGCCGTTGGTCCGGTTGACGATCCGGTGGTAGCCGGTGCCCAGGTCGACGAGCTGCCACTGAAGGTTGGGGCTGCCGTCCCAGCTCCACTGCTTGAGCGTGGACCCGGAGGCGACGTTGCCGCCGCTGTCCAGCGCGAGGCCGTTCGTCACGTTGGTGATCCGCCGCCAGGTGGTCGTGCTGCCGCCGCCCAACGCCGGGATCGGGCCGTTGAAGGTCAGCTTGAGCACGTACGCGGGCGCGCTGAACGGCGCCGCGGCCGAGGGCAGGGTGATCCGCAGGCCGCCGGTGTCCTGGCTCCGGGTGGGCAGGTTGACGTAGCTGCCGGCGGTGGACCCGAGCAGTTGCACGCCGGCCAGGCTGCTCAGGTCGATCCGGTTCGAGGCGAGCGTGGTGATGGTGACCGTGCTGCCCGGCCAGCCGAGCACGGTGGCGTACAGCACCCGGTTGTCCTTGCTGCGGGTGAACCGGATGTCCTGGGCGGTGCCGGCCCGCGGCGTGCTGAACGATCCGCCGCCCATCTGGGTCGGGCCCTCGCCGTACGTGGTCCAGGCCCGGGTGGCGTAGACGGACTCGCCGAAGCGGGCCAGGTAGTCGCCGATGCCGAGCAGGACGGTGCGCTGCCCGGCGGGGATGGTGCCGTCGGCCATCGGCGCGATGTTGAGCACCATGTTGCCGTTCTTGCTCACCCGGTCGAGCAGCGAGTGCAGCATCTGGTGGAGCGAGTAGTAGCCGATCCCCACCGTGTAGCACCAACTGGAGCTGCTGATGCTGTCGTCGGTGAGCCAGTAGGGCTGGCGCAGGGCGGCGGGACCGCCGCGCTCGTAGTCGAAGACCGTGCCGCCGAGGTCCAGGCCGTCCTTGTAGGTGGCGACGACCTCCTTGTCCCACGCCACCGCCCGGTTGTAGTAGTAGGCCAGGAACCGCAGCCGCTGCGCCTCGCTGATCCGGGTGAGGTTGAAGTCCTGCCAGATCATGTCCGGCTGGGCCTGGTCGATGACCTCGCGCAGCTTGTCGTACCAGAGCTGCTCCTGCGCGGCGGTGCCGAGCTGCCCGTAGAGCTTGCGCAGGCTGGCGTCGGACTGTTGCGGCGCCCACTGGTAGAACCCGGTGAAGTTGTACGCGTGGTGCATGGCGACCATGACCTTGAGGCCACGCGCGCGGATCGCGTCGGTGTGCAGGCGGAGCAGGTCGAGGCGGGGGCCCTTGGCCACCGAGTTCCACTCGTTGACCTGGCTGTTCCACATGGAGAAGCCGTCGTGGTGCTCGGCCACCGGGCCGGCGAAGCGCGCCCCGGCATCGGCGAACAACTGCGCCCACTCGTTCGGGTCGAAGTTGCCACCGGCGGACTTCAGCTTCGGGGCGAACTGGACGAGGTTGCCGGCCTTGTCGCGGGCTCCGTTGATGAAGTTGTGGTACGGCCAGGCGGACGGGTCGCCGTAGACGGCTTTGTGGTGGTTGTTCTCGTTCGAGCCGTTGTTGTACATGTTGCGCGGGTACCACTCGTTGGCGTACGCCGGAACGCTGAACGCGCCCCAGTGGAAGTAGACGCCGAACTTGGCGTCCTGGAACCATTCCGGCGCGGCCGGGTGTTGGCCGACCGACGCCCAGGTCTCGGCGTAGGAGGACGGGCCGGGGATGGCGGCGGCGGCGGACCCGGGGCGGAGGACGCCGCCGACGGCGATCGCGGCGCCGCTCGCGCCGAGGGCGGTCAGAATCGAGCGACGGGGGTAGTGCGGACGGGACATGGGGATCCCTCCAGAACACGGTGGTGGTGTCTCAGACATCAGACGTTAAGCGTTTCCAGCAGGTAACGTCAATGATGGATTGAGGGAAAAGCCCGGTCATACATCTTATGTCTCACCGGTGAGCTGGACCATCGTGGTTAACGTTAACATCGACGATCCTAAAAGCATCGGAATCGGGCTCGTCGACGCGTCAGCGACTCCGCACGGTCGTCAGGTCCGCGAGCCCGGAGATGGTGAGCAGCGGCTCCAGCAACGGGCCGGCGACGAGCGCGATGCGCTCGGCGTGCGGGAACAGCACGGCCAGGCCGGCGCTGTCCAGATATTCGACCTCGGTCAGGTCCACCACCAGGGGCTTCCCGTCGGGCCGTAGGGCGTCGTCGAGCGCGGCGGCGAAGGAAGCCGCGTTGCTCAGGTCGATCTCGCCGACCGCGATCAGCACGCGCGCGCCATCGGGACCGCTGCTTGTGGTGAGCTTCAGGGCCGTGCTCATCGGATGATCCTTGCCTGCATGTCGACGGTCGTGCCGGTGGCTCCCGGCGTCACGGTGATGCTGTCCATGAGAGCACGCATGAGCGCCAGCCCCC
The genomic region above belongs to Micromonospora sp. WMMD1128 and contains:
- a CDS encoding alpha-L-fucosidase; its protein translation is MSRPHYPRRSILTALGASGAAIAVGGVLRPGSAAAAIPGPSSYAETWASVGQHPAAPEWFQDAKFGVYFHWGAFSVPAYANEWYPRNMYNNGSNENNHHKAVYGDPSAWPYHNFINGARDKAGNLVQFAPKLKSAGGNFDPNEWAQLFADAGARFAGPVAEHHDGFSMWNSQVNEWNSVAKGPRLDLLRLHTDAIRARGLKVMVAMHHAYNFTGFYQWAPQQSDASLRKLYGQLGTAAQEQLWYDKLREVIDQAQPDMIWQDFNLTRISEAQRLRFLAYYYNRAVAWDKEVVATYKDGLDLGGTVFDYERGGPAALRQPYWLTDDSISSSSWCYTVGIGYYSLHQMLHSLLDRVSKNGNMVLNIAPMADGTIPAGQRTVLLGIGDYLARFGESVYATRAWTTYGEGPTQMGGGSFSTPRAGTAQDIRFTRSKDNRVLYATVLGWPGSTVTITTLASNRIDLSSLAGVQLLGSTAGSYVNLPTRSQDTGGLRITLPSAAAPFSAPAYVLKLTFNGPIPALGGGSTTTWRRITNVTNGLALDSGGNVASGSTLKQWSWDGSPNLQWQLVDLGTGYHRIVNRTNGMVVDGFGRTGNGVAAAQAPWNGGNTQQWQLTDQGNGRYRIANRATGLVLDGGGQVASGSPVKQWTWDGSANLQWTITAV
- a CDS encoding sugar ABC transporter substrate-binding protein; the protein is MTRRALLSAGLTLMLAASVVSAAGCGDRTTGDGSDGSRPLVGVDYPRSDTDFWNSYIRYVPQFGAELRVELKTTNSQNDIANLISNAQTFMSQGVRGVVMAPQDTAAIAPTLSQLESKKIPVVTIDTRPDTGKVFMVVRADNRAYGTRACQFLGTKLGGKGKVVMLQGGLDSINGRDRTEAFGECMRKDFPGITVFGEATDWKADVAATKLQTRFASDPDVRGVYMQSSFALSGTLQILKQRGLQVPPTDPKHVFVVSNDGIPEELTNIGKGLIDATVSQPADLYAKYGLEYVRAAIEGKTFQPGPTDHDSTIIQVRDGLLEDQLPAPLVTLDGAPVGGQPTLKFDDRSLWGNQA
- a CDS encoding STAS domain-containing protein — encoded protein: MSTALKLTTSSGPDGARVLIAVGEIDLSNAASFAAALDDALRPDGKPLVVDLTEVEYLDSAGLAVLFPHAERIALVAGPLLEPLLTISGLADLTTVRSR